A single region of the Brienomyrus brachyistius isolate T26 chromosome 10, BBRACH_0.4, whole genome shotgun sequence genome encodes:
- the lect2.1 gene encoding leukocyte cell derived chemotaxin 2, tandem duplicate 1 produces MNTLVILAALVPLVLCAKHPSRPVGVVSRSSEMVKFGTLCKGNPANKPRGCDKFGCGNYGARRDGRKRKHLGLDISCSDGDTVLTPFDVNISGLARPYKNNKNPAINDGVGLSGQGLCFKLFYVKPAKTSGMLRKGEQVGTMLPMQKVYPGIGSHVHVQMCDLSDPTKYF; encoded by the exons ATGAACACACTGGTCATTCTTGCAGCTCTTGTACCACTTG TGCTGTGTGCAAAGCATCCCTCCAGGCCTGTTGGTGTAGTGAGCAGAA GTTCTGAGATGGTAAAGTTTGGCACGCTCTGCAAAGGGAACCCGGCAAATAAACCCAGGGGCTGTGACAAATTCGGCTGTGGGAACTATGGAGCCAGAAG GGATGGCCGCAAGAGGAAGCACCTGGGCTTGGACATCTCTTGTTCTGATGGTGACACTGTCCTAACTCCTTTTGATGTGAACATCAGTGGACTTGCCCGTCCATACAAGAACAACAAAAACCCAGCCATTAACGACGGAGTTGGCCTCAGTGGACAGG GTCTGTGCTTTAAGTTGTTCTATGTAAAGCCAGCGAAGACTTCTGGGATGCTGAGGAAGGGGGAGCAAGTTGGAACTATGCTACCTATGCAGAAGGTCTATCCGGGCATCGGCTCCCACGTCCATGTCCAGATGTGTGACCTTTCCGATCCCACTAAATATTTCTGA